The Daphnia carinata strain CSIRO-1 chromosome 9, CSIRO_AGI_Dcar_HiC_V3, whole genome shotgun sequence nucleotide sequence TGTGTAACAAAAGGTTGTTGTCGATCTGAAAGCATATCGAACATAAGATtttcagaaataaaaatggggaatTAGTATTAGGAATAAAGGgggaagaagaggatgaaTAGGGAATGAAGGTTCTTTGATGGTTTACCTGGTCTGCGGGAAACaggaattacaaaaaaaggggaagtaCTACATTGAAGTAAAAAACTAGTAGTTTAGGATCTAAGCAGCTGATTGTGCGaataatagaaataaaactattgttgaaaaaaaaagaaaagaaaactgaatcagaagaaaaatgatttcattttcgtttttgctcTTTCTCGGCTTTTTGGACGTTGTCAGACGGTTTAACCGATTTTCTTCCATCGTTTTAcataaaagacattttttttttttcattttctacacAAACTGCGTGAATGCTATCAGCGTTCATGTGTAAGTATTTTGATTCAAAGCGCTAGGCCTCGTTCGCAGAACGACCAGCGCTTCGGGCGACGTGTCAATTCACGCGGCACATAAGCTGCGCATTTCGCTGTACGATTGAAATGAATGATTGTCACCGTTAtaatataaaacaattttaaacGTACGAATCACCAGCCGATGGAAATAGTCTACCGAATGATCTTAAATCTCTTAAAGCGTGTGGTGaagtgatgaaaaaaaaaaaaaaaaaaaaaaacctcttcAAATTCGATTACAAGTCGACCGTGAAGGACTTGCCGTTCCAAAGCATCGGTCCTCCCAATTCAAGCCGTAATCGTTTCGTTGAAGTTTGGAGTGGGTGCCGCACTCATTtctggaatgaaaaaaaaaaaaaaaaagaaaatttcgtttttcttttgggtaCGATGACGTAAAAGATGATGGGCTAACGTATGATGTGATCATACCTTGCTCTAGGCCTATGTGTATAGATATAGGCATACTATTTTGGAGGGGGAAATGCAGCCAAAGCGGATGTTACCAAAAACTGGGGATCGAATGCAAGTAGGAAGTGACCGGAGAGACACGGTGAAGAAAGTGAAGAGAGGATAAAGGAAGGAGGGATCCATCGTCGAGTTGGCCAAGCGACATACTCCCAATTCGATCATCGACCGCCCAATAGATGGAATATATGCGGAGGAAAGGCAACGGAAGAGACGGCGGAGTAAGGCGAAAAGGGCCTCTCTGATGAAAcggctctttaaaaaaaaaaaaaaaaaaaaaaagaaggagggcAAACCGTGTATGGCATCGCATGTTGTGCAAGATTTCCAGTTGGCAGATCACCGACCGATCCGTGCAGACATCCATCCACGCGTTCCAactcaatctttttttctttttttttttttctctctttctttatccattttttcccttatgtattattatttattatttattatttttttttgttcctctctctctctcttttttttttttatttggcttgATGGATATCGGTCATCATCACGCCGTTCCTCTTCCGGCGGATCGATCCTCAATCAAGCTCCCGTTTCCTTCCGGTTGCCTTCACTCTGTTCATTTGGAGGCGATCTTCTGCTGGCACACGGCCTTGCTGAAGCAAAGAATAGAACATCGGATAGGGAAgccagaaaagaaagacaaacaGAGAACAACGGCTTGCCATCGATATATATGCTGCCCAATCTTATGCTTATATATTAAAgcttcttcctcctctatAGCGAACTAATATCGACTTGTTTCTCAAGTATTCATTATCAACAGCTGAGACTATAGCCATCACTTTTGCATAGTCAACGATCTGACATTATGAGGCTACTCCGTAGTTACCCAAGCTCATTGTGTCGGCTCACCACCTGATCTTTCCATCAGCCCCTTAAATATCATCCGTCCGCTTGGCTCTATTTCGTTAAAATGCGCTATTTCGATAGTGGCACAAtaaatttgacaaaaatttagaaagaaaaagatgggggaagaaagaaaaaagggtcGTAATTGAAGTCGTCCATCAAGATCAAACTGTGTCTTGTCTGGCCGTTGGCTTCGGTCGAACGGCCAGCCCTTTCTATAATCTCTTTGCACAGTTCAGTTCCAAACAAATGGATGGGGACACGAAAgctgaaaggaaaaagaaaattattattatttcataatgtttttttttttttttttttttttttttttttttttttttgcggcctGCATCTTGCCAAGAATCAacataacaaataaaaagatgagCAGACATTGCACCCGGAATATCCTTTTGCCAATAGTCTATAGGAAGATGTTGTGCCGAGTATATACCAACCGACTTCCTTTTCTTATCGTCTTCcctttgggttttttttttttttttttattattattattttttttttttttcagtggtCACAAAGCCGGGGCCTCTAGGGATGTGTCGACTCTGCCTCATTTGGAGCTTCGCAATACACATTTATAAGCCGATCTCTCTCCCCTTTTCTCTCCCCTTCCATCTCTCACGATCCATCCCACTAATAACGTCCAATCACATCTACCTATAACGTCTAAAGTAAATGCCTTccgtacgtttttttttttttttttgagtcgtcgaaaagtgaaaatctttgtTTGGAACTCACCAATTACTTTGAGAAAAGACCCTTAACGGGAAGGTAACAAAAGGACATTTTACAAAATGTAAATGATGAATAGCCGTCATATTCTATTGTTACGCAACTGACTAATTAATGCTTCCTATCGGATGTACTTCATTCACCTTCTCTATTAACATCTTGGGAATTttgaacaacagcaacaaaaaaaagttttagaaATGGGTCCTGGGGCTCCTCGTTTTGCTCTATTGTGTCATCCATTGTATGTGCTGAATATGGTGCGCTTGCCAATGCGTCATGGAAACAGGCTGAGGAAACTTTATACCAATATGAAAGACGCATGATGGTAAGTTGTCATGGCAACGCCAAAAAGATTGTCCCTCTTTTTTgaccagcttttttttttttttattcagtgtTCATACAGGAGAGGGCCATGGAGTTGTCATGGAGTATATATGTACATAGAAGAAGGACGTCAACAATATCTTCTGCAGGTGGAAGACATCATTTACATCTTGGTTCCCTTTTGAATAATAATTAGCAGCAATCCGGTCACGCATAAAGCTTCGCACTGCGATATACGTTGAGCTGCACATACCTCAATCCATTCTCCAATGTCTGAAAAGTATCGTAAAACCTTTTACTCTTCGTACGCATGCAAACAATTCCAATATGAATGTTTAGATTTCATAATAATCCATTAGGGAAAATGGtcagttaaaatttttttcttgcgctTTGCAACCGGTGTTGTTGTGTCCTGAAATGACAACGGAAGGCAACGGGCACGTTTTCCGACCTTTAATCGCTTTAGTCAGGGAAGCACAATTTGAAATAAGGCCGTTTTTTAAGTACATCACAAAAAATAACGCGCCAGTACGtgacagcgctagcgtgattTTTCACTAGAAACCGttgcgtactggcgcgctagttcCCTTCGTTTATTTAGGAAACTATAaatcgttttgaaaaataaagttgatttctgttttttccgttcaattctgaattGAAATCATGTATAATCATTGCTATGTTAAAGATTTCtgtaaaaatgcaaaattgatggaaaagtcgggcttattttattttgttgggcttattttcagttatggataaatttttaatttggcttaaaatacgtgatttcgatgcagaattgaacgctaatcatggaaaacaagtttgttttttaattggccttaTAACGTTTGAATTAATCACACAAAACCATAAAAGTCGGGGTTGAacaggacattttttttagtttattttgaaaacagcTAGTTTAACGAGAAAACCAATTTCATAATCCAAATCAGCGATCATTGTTGACTATACCGTGTgagtttcatcgaattccaagagatgtcgtttttggccgattttgacaaaagtgggaagacTATAGCCTTCTCTATGGCAATAtgacaatccgttttacataaaaaaaaaaaaatggcggaaaaaaaaaatcgcacttttttctcttttttctacccgtagccatctatcagtcggtttcgttgttacaggcatgtaagcaatttgagttaattgtatcccattagcagttaattgagtagcgtggctggagaacaacgcgtggctggaggaacaattgaaaaatggataagataataaaacaaaaaaatggtaagtataaacattattatattggttttcaattattaattattgtttattagatcaaattatgaagctgcaggcccagttattggaacaacacaaaatattagataacaaagctaaggatcgtaggcctaacacgtaatgattctatttatttgcttttattcattcgtgttttgtagctcaaattttgagtcttcaagctcagctaggggaaaagaacaaattggaacagaacagtttccaaacagtgaaggaggtttttcaaaactcatctgtaactgaacgtgaggatgagttggcattaggcgaacacagccaggtacctaaagttttcaagtaagaattcaaaataagtatagaattttaaaaaacagttatttattgcttagttattcagtccaccacatgacagtgtgttaaatttaaattctgttagtgctgcactaaaggaatcgttagtaataagctcatgcagtgaaggaactgaacaattgtgggaacatatttgggccgaaaatgggtgtggtacagaaacccagaaatggcacgagttcaacatgaaacatggattaggtacttttcggttttttgtctatcgaaaaagtatttttaatgctattattttgcattcacagattttaacgggggatcaaatcaagtctggaagtgttacaggatggaagagtgagcctacagatgaaaaaacacagagtgcattaccataaggtgtgaggtaaattaatagagtaatgcaaattgcctaatgagaagtaccatcttgtgttaatgaatccagtacaacagcaatcctttatagttctgtcacagctagaagcctcaaataattctgcttctctgtctaaagaacaacttgtcctttacgttcagagtgttggggaaactgggtacttaaatggccctaaagatgttttaattttgctgctattgcagagatgaacatcatacatggactctttaggtatgaaaggatttttcttcaaataattttgaatttatgacgaaaaatttctcctcctttttgccaaccaggtcttatctaccaaaaaaatttttatccaataggaaaggattttcatgtactgggaacacaactatcaacaatgcaacattctacaggtgctagtttatcattcaagagccttatacaatgaagttaatctgcaatttgtatgtcctttcccaagcttccaccagaagttgaatctatgagtcatgtaagttccatgatcaacaattgatgtgtttaacagtgttgtttttcttttctcaatataggttaatagtaacattggatctgaaaagattcttggttggggcaagacactgaataaattgtattgattggatggatgacatgacattgctatacttaattcggattccccagacggtatttgatattaaaaaaattgaagtgcatatctgggctcccttcttttctgaagccccgtttccccttgactcataataagcccgtagggggtcatgcccctactgtacggtatatataaaaacaacatataccgaggtttggagggctctggccggaaaggggacgtggggtgccgcttcgtccgatgatgtgttcacggagggtgacgtggctgcccacaaatccgaactaaaggttaatcgctcctgtaaaaatgttccaaatcttcagctcttcttccggcttctcttagccaatcaccgggtaatctccccggtgggtcaacaaggcagtgtctccccctgcctgggttgacggcaacttttgaaagggctattgtgcctttttaaagttgcaaaaataattgtaatgtgcagagaattgtcaataaaattttttttataaaatgttttttgcaaaattcatttctttcattgtctgtgttagctttgtttacatattgcatttatcaatttttttttttggcttttcttttgtcacatttgatggtaaggtgacgggtattggtttatcgtttatctgtaagccttctattattatccagggatcgaaccctggatgtttgGCATAcgtcgccgatgctctaccaatgagccacgaatcatatgattttaagttggcttttttttctagtcacttgtggacttgcatttacacttagaataaaactgaaatgcaattctgcaatatactcttctacttCATTtctacacatctactgaggtttgaacccagggtaacaggtatcgcagataaaagctctaccacagagctaagaaccttatggaacCAATAGAAatataaacatatagttgtgaaagactgcataaacatcctagacgataacatatgatatgcgataataaaatatttagataaatctcgtggctcaatgttagagcatcggcgttgcaagctgaatgtctggggatcggttcacatacgagtaaaacaaaatgcaaaattacttcataaaatatccagattgttccttgaatctaagttgaagaattcaaatagtgtaataaataatacttacagataaacgataaaccaatggaaacaatgcttaccatcaaaggtgacaaaaacaataaaggtgaattaagcaagctaaatataaaaaatgtaacgtgtgaacacagcgaatacagacaatgaaagaaacgaattttgcaaaaaatattttataaaaaaaattttattgacaattctctgcacattacaattatttttgcaactttaaaaaggcacaatagccctttcaaaagttgccgtcaacccaggcagggggagacactgccttgttgacccaccggggagattacccggtgattggctaagagaagccggaagaagagctgaagatttggaacatttttacaggagcgattaacctttagttcggatttgtgggcagccacgtcaccctccgtgaacacatcatcggacgaagcggcaccccacgtcccctttccggccagagccctccaaacctcggtatatgttatttttatatataccgtacagtaggggcatgaccccctacgggcttattacgagtcaaggggaaacggggctacgaaagaagggagcccagatatgcacttcaatttttttaatatcaaataccgtttcgggaatccgaatgaagtatagaaatatcatgtcatccatccaatcattacaatttattcagtgtcatgccccaaccaagaattttttcagatccaatgttactattaacctatattgagaaaagaaaaacaacaccgttaaacacatcaattgttgatcatggaacttacatgactcatagattcaacttctggcagaagctcgagaaaggccatacaaattgtagatgaaaatcattgtataagggtcttgaatgataaaataacacccctagaatgttgcattgttgatagttgtgttcccagtatgctgaaaatcctttcctattggataaatttttttttgtagattagacatggttggcaaaaaggaggagaaaagcttcatcataaattcaaaaatttttcaagaaaattcctttcatacctaaagagtccatgtatgatgttcatcgctgcaatgccagtgaagtgaaacatctttagggccatttaagtacccagcttcaccaacactctgagtgtaaaggacaagttgttctttagcaagagaagcagaattatttgaggcttctagctataacagaactataaaggattgctgttacacaggattcattcacacaagatggtacttctcattagacaatttgcatactctattactttacctcataccttaatggtaatgcactttcagtgtttttcaactgtaggctcactcttccatcctgtaacacttctagacttgacttgatcccccactagaattctgtgaatgcaaaataatagcattaaaaatactgtttcgatagacaaaaaaccgaaaagtacctaattcatgttttatgttgaactcatgctatttctgggtttccgtaccacacccattttcagcccaaatacggtcccacaattgttcaattccttcgctgcatggacttattactaacaattcttttagtgcagcactaacagaatttaactttaacacactgtcaggtggtagactgaataactaagcaataaataattgtttgttaaaattctatacttattttgaattcttatttgaaaagtttaggtacctgactgtgttcgcctaatgccaattcatcctcatgttcagttagggatgagtttggaaaaacctccttcactgtttggaaactgttccattccaatttgttcttttcctctagctgagcttgtagactcaaaatttgagctacaaaacacaaatgaataaaagcaaataaatagaatcattatgtattaggccttaccatctttagctttgctgttctctaata carries:
- the LOC130689231 gene encoding uncharacterized protein LOC130689231, encoding MDKIIQQKDDQIMKLQAQLLEQHKILENSKAKDAQILSLQAQLEEKNKLEWNSFQTVKEVFPNSSLTEHEDELALGEHSQLFSLPPDSVLKLNSVSAALKELLVISPCSEGIEQLWDRIWAENGCGTETQK